One stretch of Saccharopolyspora erythraea DNA includes these proteins:
- a CDS encoding nucleoside deaminase, which translates to MTVDVHVARETDWMAKAIELATRSVADGGGPFGAVVVKDGEIVATGHNQVTTNLDPTAHAEVVAIRNACQALGTFKLDGCLLVTSCEPCPMCMASALWARMESVVYAADRDDAAVAGFDDRAFYRLFSDPDSVWPTPVRRIEMPNRNEAFDAWRQKEDRVDY; encoded by the coding sequence ATGACAGTGGACGTACACGTCGCGCGGGAAACCGACTGGATGGCCAAGGCCATCGAGCTGGCCACCCGCAGCGTCGCCGACGGTGGCGGACCGTTCGGCGCGGTCGTGGTCAAGGACGGCGAGATCGTCGCCACCGGCCACAACCAGGTGACCACCAACCTCGACCCGACCGCGCACGCCGAGGTGGTCGCCATCCGCAACGCCTGCCAGGCGCTGGGCACCTTCAAGCTCGACGGCTGCCTGCTGGTGACCTCGTGCGAGCCGTGCCCGATGTGCATGGCCTCGGCGCTGTGGGCGCGGATGGAAAGCGTCGTCTACGCCGCCGACCGCGACGACGCCGCGGTGGCCGGCTTCGACGACCGCGCCTTCTACCGGCTGTTCAGCGACCCCGACTCGGTGTGGCCGACCCCGGTCCGCCGCATCGAGATGCCCAACCGCAACGAGGCGTTCGACGCCTGGCGGCAGAAGGAAGACCGCGTCGACTACTGA